In Fluviicola taffensis DSM 16823, the following are encoded in one genomic region:
- the atpE gene encoding ATP synthase F0 subunit C, with amino-acid sequence MTGSIAAIGAGIAVLGAGLGIGKIGGSAMDAIARQPEASGKIQTAMIIAAALIEGVALFGVVVGLLGLDPK; translated from the coding sequence ATGACAGGAAGTATCGCAGCGATTGGAGCTGGTATTGCAGTTCTAGGAGCAGGACTTGGAATTGGTAAAATCGGTGGTTCAGCAATGGACGCAATCGCTCGCCAACCTGAAGCTTCAGGAAAAATTCAAACAGCTATGATTATCGCAGCAGCGTTAATCGAAGGTGTTGCTTTATTTGGAGTAGTAGTAGGTCTACTAGGTCTAGATCCTAAGTAA
- the atpH gene encoding ATP synthase F1 subunit delta, whose protein sequence is MKISKSASRYAQALLDLAIEQNKVDVIAADMKYMATVCAENRDLELMLESPVVKADKKLAVLNAIFDQFDKVTSLFVDLIVKNGREAYLSQIASSFDVLLKSHKGIVPVTLISAQKLDEQVKKEIVSKVQASTTGTVELTEKIDADLIGGFIVRMGDTQIDASVASQINKLKQRLTR, encoded by the coding sequence ATGAAGATTTCGAAATCAGCTTCCCGTTACGCACAAGCTTTGTTAGATTTAGCAATCGAACAAAACAAAGTGGATGTTATCGCGGCAGATATGAAATACATGGCAACTGTTTGTGCTGAAAATCGCGATTTAGAGCTGATGCTTGAGAGTCCGGTTGTGAAAGCAGATAAAAAGTTGGCGGTATTGAATGCAATATTTGATCAGTTCGACAAAGTAACTAGTTTATTTGTTGATTTGATCGTGAAAAATGGTCGTGAGGCATATTTGTCTCAAATAGCAAGTTCATTTGATGTACTTTTGAAGTCGCACAAAGGAATTGTTCCAGTAACATTGATTAGCGCTCAAAAATTGGATGAACAAGTAAAGAAAGAGATTGTTTCGAAAGTTCAAGCATCTACAACAGGGACTGTTGAGTTGACGGAGAAAATAGATGCGGATCTAATCGGAGGTTTTATCGTTCGTATGGGTGATACTCAAATTGATGCTTCAGTAGCATCGCAAATTAATAAGTTAAAACAACGTTTAACAAGATGA
- a CDS encoding F0F1 ATP synthase subunit B, producing MKLITPDLGLLFWTGLVFVLLLVILTKFIWKPILTSVNAREQKITDALELADRTKAEMLALQASNENLLKEARAERDAIVKDAKEVATGMVEKAKAEAKSEANKIVESARATINTEKVAAIAELKNQVAAISLEIAEKIIRGELSSDEKQKALAEKMAGDINLN from the coding sequence ATGAAATTAATTACACCAGATTTAGGATTGCTTTTTTGGACGGGCTTAGTGTTCGTTTTGTTGCTTGTAATTTTAACGAAATTCATTTGGAAGCCAATTTTGACTTCTGTTAATGCGCGTGAGCAAAAAATTACAGACGCATTGGAGTTGGCTGATAGAACAAAAGCAGAAATGCTTGCTTTACAGGCTTCGAATGAAAACTTATTGAAAGAAGCTAGAGCAGAGCGTGATGCAATCGTGAAAGATGCAAAAGAAGTTGCTACTGGAATGGTTGAGAAAGCGAAAGCTGAAGCAAAATCAGAAGCAAACAAAATTGTTGAGTCCGCTCGTGCAACTATCAACACAGAGAAAGTTGCTGCAATTGCTGAATTGAAAAATCAGGTTGCTGCAATCTCTTTAGAAATCGCTGAGAAAATCATTCGTGGAGAATTATCTTCTGATGAGAAGCAAAAAGCGTTGGCTGAGAAAATGGCAGGTGATATTAACTTGAACTAA